The Elusimicrobiota bacterium genome includes a region encoding these proteins:
- a CDS encoding 7-carboxy-7-deazaguanine synthase QueE, with amino-acid sequence MNENGLKLSKTGISEIFFSFQGEGLFFAEPQIFVRFSGCNIKCCYCDTKTKNKNFHGTSAVVYKVRSLIRKNEDKFIKNRSKTVVLTGGEPLLWKDFIASLLPRLKRLNYLIYLETNGILSNNLKSVIKRIDVVSMDIKLPSDCKNSYWKDHRKFLEICKDKAFAKLVISDRTKNEEVLRAVNMVSDISKKIPFVFQTVSPIKNINKPAIINTEKWIEYAKKKLDKVYLIPQLHKVWYIN; translated from the coding sequence ATGAATGAAAACGGATTAAAACTTTCAAAGACAGGCATATCTGAAATATTTTTTTCATTCCAGGGAGAAGGGTTATTTTTTGCTGAGCCCCAGATATTCGTAAGATTTTCGGGATGTAATATTAAGTGCTGTTATTGCGATACTAAAACTAAAAACAAAAATTTCCACGGCACTTCGGCTGTAGTTTATAAAGTCAGGTCTTTGATCAGGAAAAATGAAGATAAGTTTATTAAAAACAGATCAAAAACTGTCGTGCTTACCGGAGGAGAACCTCTCCTTTGGAAAGATTTTATCGCATCATTATTACCACGTTTAAAACGATTAAATTATTTGATTTACCTTGAGACTAACGGAATTTTAAGTAATAATTTGAAAAGCGTGATTAAGCGGATAGACGTTGTTTCAATGGACATTAAACTCCCGTCAGATTGCAAAAATTCTTACTGGAAAGATCACAGGAAATTTCTAGAAATTTGCAAAGATAAAGCTTTTGCTAAACTTGTGATTTCGGATAGAACTAAAAATGAAGAGGTTTTAAGAGCGGTTAATATGGTAAGCGATATTTCCAAGAAAATACCGTTTGTTTTTCAAACCGTTTCGCCAATTAAAAACATAAATAAACCAGCTATAATAAATACTGAAAAATGGATTGAATATGCTAAAAAGAAGCTTGATAAAGTATATTTAATCCCGCAGCTGCATAAAGTTTGGTATATAAATTAA